The genomic segment ATATTATATTTGGTTATCATTAACAAATTAATAATCAATCAAAAGTAACCTATGAAAAACCTCTTCCTAAGTGGAATTTTATGCTGTGCATTAGTTTCATTGAATCCGGTTTGTGCACAAAAAAAAACGGAGACACCCAAGTACATTACTAACGTTGAAGGTGTCAAAGAATATTCTTTAAATAATGGATTAAGAGTTCTTTTAATTCCGGATGCCTCACAAAGCAATATGGTAGTCAACATTGTCTATAATGTTGGTTCAAGAAATGAAGGCTATGGAGAAAAAGGAATGGCGCATTTATTAGAACACATGCTTTTTAAAAGTACTAAGAATTTAGGTGATATTAAAAAGATGCTTTCTGATAAAGGAGGAAATGCCAACGGAACCACTTGGTTTGACAGAACAAATTATTATGAAGTTTTTCCATCAAGCGATGAAAACCTAAAATGGAGTATTGAAATGGAAGCTGACCGAATGGTAAACGCAACTATTTTACAAACAGATCTTGATAAAGAATTCTCTGTAGTTAGAAATGAATTTGAGATTGGCGAGAATAATCCTGATGGCGTTTTACAGGAAAGAATTCTTTCAACGGCTTATTTATGGCACAATTACGGAAATAGCACAATTGGAAGTAAAGAAGATATCGAAAGAGTAAAAGCCAATACACTTCGTGTTTTTTATGAAAAATACTATCAGCCAGATAATTCTACTTTAATAATTGCAGGTAAGTTTGATGAACAAAAAGCATTGCAATATGTAGGGCAGTATTTTGGCGCTATTGCAAGACCTAAAAGAGTTTTAGATAAAACCTATACAATCGAACCAGCTCAGGACGGAGAAAAATACGTAGAACTTAAAAGAGCCGGCGACAGTAAAAATGTTGGAGCTGTATACCACACAGCATCTTATGCAGATAAAGATTATGCAGCAATTGATGCTTTGGGCGAAATCTTAACAGCAGATCCATCTGGTTATTTATACAAATCATTGATCGAAACTCAAAAAGTATCTAATATTTACTTTTGGCAGCCAGGTTTAAGAGATGCAAGTTTTATTTATTTTGGAGTAGCAGTTCCAAATGATAAAGATCTAAATGCAACCAAAGAAATGGTTCGAACTGAGCTGGATAAAATTGCTTCAACAAAATATACAGATCAGGACGTTAACAGAGCAAAAGCAAAAATCATCAAAGAAATTGAAACTGTAAAAAATAATACAATTTCATATGCTATTAATTTAACTGAGATTATTGGAGCAGGTGATTACAGACTGGGTTATTTATACCGAGATGCAATTGAAAAATTAACCAAAGAAGATATTCAGAGAGTTGCAGAAAAATATTTTAGAGCAAACAACAGAACAGTAGGAGTTTTTATTCCGTCTAAAGATGAAACAAGAGTTAAACCTGTTGAATATACAGATGAGCAGTTAATTGCTTTTACTAAAGATTACAAAGGAAAAGCTTTAGAAAAAGAAGCTGCTCCATTTGAAGCTTCTATCAAAAATCTTAAACAGAATTTTGTTGAAGGAAAATTATCAAACGGTATTAAATACGGATTGATAAAAAAAGAAATTAAAGGAGGAAAAGTTCAGGCAAGTTTCAAATTTCCGGTTAGTAATGAAAAAGATTTGACTGGTAAAAGCGATGTTGCCGGAATTTTGGCTCAATTATTAAAAACAGGAACTAAAACGCAGACTAAAGAACAAATTCAGGACCGATTAGATGTATTAAAATCATCAATCAACTTTAATTTTTCAAGACAAACATTATCTGTAAGCGTTAGCACATATAAGGAAAACTTTAAAGAAGTTATGGGGATTTTAGGCGATTTATTAGCCAATTCTACTTTTCCTGAAAATGAATTAACGAAAACAATCAGCGAATACAATACTTATCTGGAGTCTAGTTTAAACGATCCGCAGGCGGTTGCTTATACAGAAATTTCGAGACAAACGACAAAATATCCAAAAGGAAGTATTTTTTATACACCAACAATTCAGGAACAAATCGACGCATTCAAAAAAATAAAACAATCAGAAATTGTTGATTTCTACACGAATGTATTGGGCGGAAATAACGGGGTAGGAAGCGTTGTTGGAGATTTAGATGCGAAAACTACAGGTGAAATTCTGGAAAGTACTTTTGGAAAATGGAATTCTAAAGCAAAATATGAATTAGCGATTCCAACTTATTTTGAAACGCAAAGTTTGGATAAAGATATCATTACACCAGATAAAGAAAATGCGGTTGCATTTGGAAGAATAAGCTTTAAAATGAATAAAAAAAATGCTGACTATCCTGCATTTGTTATGGCAAATGAAATATTAGGAAGCGGAGGATTTTTAAGTGCCAGAATTCCGATGAGATTGAGAGAAAAAGAAGGTATAAGCTACGGAGCCGGTTCTTTTATTGATGTGCCAATTGCAAATGATGTAGCATCATGGTCGTATTATGCATTTTTTAATCCAACAAAAAAGAATGCCGTTGAAACAGCTACAAAAGAAGAAATTGCAAAAGCATTAAAAGATGGATTTACTGCCGAAGAATTAAAATCGAACATGATTAGCTGGCAAAACGAAAGAAAAACCAGATTAGGTGTGGATAATACTTTGATGGATCTTGTTAATACGTATTTACAATACGGAGTGCCTCTGGAAGATTATGATACTCTTGAATCTAAAGTTAAAACCTTAAAAGTTGAAGAAGTAAATAATGTCTTGAAAAAATACCTTTCTTTAGATAAAATGACTTCAATTTACGCAGGAGATTTTAATAAGAAACAATAATTAAAAATTTAAATTACAAATATTAAAAATTCCAAAATCTAATTTTTGGATTTTAAAATTATAAAACCGAAATGCTATTAAAATGCATTTCGGTTTTTTTTATGAAGTTGAAAAGATTAGAATTTTGGAATTTGAAAACGAGAATTTACGTTGTAAAAATTGGAATTTGGAATTTGAGATTTGGAATTTTTTAAGTTATTCCCATTTTTAGAATTTGGATTTTATTAAAATTAGAATTTAAACTTCGCTTTTGTTTTAATTTTTTGGTTTTTCAGACAATTGTGTTAATAACTTAAGTGCTTTAAGTCGGAATTTTATGGGTATATAGCCTGCGTTTTTATATATTTGCGTGTTAGACAGTAAATACATTTTTTAGAATAAATTATATGAGCGAAGAAATCAAGAAGAACAATTATTCAGCAGATAGTATTCAGGCATTAGAAGGAATGGAGCACGTAAGAATGCGTCCATCGATGTATATTGGAGATGTAGGAGTTCGAGGACTTCACCATCTGGTTTACGAGGTTGTTGATAACTCTATTGATGAGGCGATGGGCGGACATTGTGATACTATTGGTGTTACAATAAACGAAGACGGTTCAGTTACAGTTGAGGATAACGGACGTGGTATTCCAGTTGATTTACATAAAAAAGAAGGAGTTTCGGCACTTGAAGTTGTAATGACTAAAATTGGTGCAGGAGGTAAATTTGATAAAGATTCGTATAAAGTTTCCGGAGGTCTTCACGGAGTAGGGGTTTCTGTAGTAAATGCACTTTCGGTTCACATGAAATCGACTGTATTTAGAGAAGGAAAAATCTACGAGCAGGAATACGAAAGAGGAAAAGCAATATATCCGGTAAAACAAATCGGAGAAACAGATAAAAGAGGTACACGTCAGACATTTTTCCCTGATGATACTATTTTTCAGCAAACTACAGAGTTCTCTTATGATACTTTATCAGCCCGTATGCGTGAGCTTTCTTTCTTAAACAAAGGAATCACGATTACATTTACAGACAAAAGAGAAGTAGATGATAAAGGCGAATTTAGAAGTGAAGTTTTCCATTCTGATGAAGGTCTTAAAGAATACATCCGTTATTTAGATGGAAACCGTGAGCCAATTATTGCTCACGTAATCAGTATGGATAACGAAAAAGGCGAAATTCCGGTTGAAGTTGCCTTAATTTATAACACAAGTTATTCTGAGAATATTTTCTCTTACGTAAATAATATCAATACACACGAAGGAGGTACGCACCTGCAAGGTTTTAGAAGTGGTTTAACAAGAACACTTAAAAAATACGCAGATGCTTCCGGATTGTTAGATAAATTGAAATTCGAAATTTCGGGAGATGACTTCCGTGAAGGTTTAACAGCGATTATTTCGGTAAAAGTTGCAGAACCTCAGTTCGAAGGACAAACGAAAACAAAACTTGGAAACAGAGAGGTAGTTTCTCCGGTTTCTCAGGCAGTTGGAGAAATGCTTGAAAATTATTTGGAAGAAAATCCAAATGATGCCAAAGTAATTATCCAGAAAGTAATCTTAGCCGCACAAGCACGTCACGCTGCGAAAAAAGCACGTGAAATGGTACAACGTAAAACCGTTATGGGCGGTGGAGGACTACCAGGAAAATTATCAGATTGTTCTGAGCAGGATCCGGCAAGATGCGAGGTTTACTTAGTCGAGGGAGATTCGGCTGGTGGAACAGCAAAACAAGGACGTGATCGTAACTTTCAGGCGATTCTTCCATTACGTGGTAAGATTTTGAATGTTGAAAAAGCAATGCATCATAAAGTATTTGAAAACGAAGAAATTCGAAACATTTTCACCGCTTTAGGAGTTACGGTTGGTACAGCAGAAGACAGCAAAGCATTAAATATTGAAAAATTACGCTACCATAAAGTAATCATCATGTGTGATGCCGACGTCGATGGTAGTCACATTTCTACCTTAATATTAACGTTCTTCTTCAGATTCATGAAAGAACTTATCGAAGAAGGACACGTTTACATCGCAGCACCACCTTTATACTTAGTTAAAAAAGGAAACAAAAAAGAATACGCTTGGAATGACGTTCAGCGTGATCAGGCGAATGAAAGAATGGGAGGAAGTGCAAATATCCAGCGTTATAAAGGTCTTGGAGAGATGAACGCAGAACAATTGTGGGAAACTACAATGGATCCTGAATTCAGAACTTTACGTCAGGTAACTATCGAAAGTCTTGCAGAAGCTGATAGAGTTTTCTCTATGTTAATGGGAGATGAGGTACCGCCGCGTAGAGAATTCATCGAGAAAAATGCCGTTTACGCAAATATCGATGCCTAATAAAAAATAACTTTCAATTCGTTTAATTGTTTAAATTTACTTAAACGATTAAACGAATTGTCAATTTATAGAACAAACAAATTATTAATAACCGATAAAGTAAAAAATATGAAAGTTACCATTGTAGGAGCAGGAAATGTTGGAGCTACTTGCGCAGATGTTATTTCTTATAGAGGAATTGCAAGTGAAGTAGTATTGTTGGATATTAAGGAAGGTTTTGCCGAAGGGAAGGCGTTGGATATTACGCAATGTGCCACAAATACAGGTTTTAATACCAAAGTATCTGGTGTAACCAACGATTATTCTAAAACTGCCGGAAGTGATGTAGTGGTTATTACATCAGGAATTCCGAGAAAACCAGGAATGACAAGAGAAGAATTAATAGGTATAAATGCAGGAATTGTAAAAACAGTTGCCGAAAATGTACTGAAATATTCTCCAGACACTATAATAGTTGTAGTTTCAAATCCTATGGATACTATGACATATTTAGCTTTAAAAGCTACAGGTTTACCAAAAAACAGAATTATAGGTATGGGAGGAGCTTTAGACAGCTCACGTTTCAGAACTTATCTTTCATTGGCTTTAGATAAGCCAGCAAATGATATTTCAGCAATGGTTATAGGAGGTCATGGAGATACAACTATGATTCCGTTAACACGTTTAGCTTCTTATAACGGAATTCCGGTAACACAATTCCTTTCAGAAGAAGTTCTGGCGAAAGTTGCTGCAGATACTATGGTAGGGGGAGCAACACTTACAGGTCTTTTAGGAACTTCTGCATGGTATGCTCCGGGAGCTTCAGTTGCTTATTTAGTTGATAGTATTTTAAACGATCAGAAAAAAATGATTGCGTGCTCCGTTTTTGTAGAAGGAGAATATGGTCAAAACGATATTTGCATCGGAGTGCCTTGTATAATAGGTAAAAACGGTGTAGAAGAGATTGTAGATATTAAATTAAACGATCAGGAAAAGGCCTTATTTGCAAAAAGTGCAGATGCGGTTCGTGGTATGAATGATGCCCTAAAATCGATTTTAGTATAATAAAAACAGGAAAAAAAGAAAAAGGTTGCACTTTTGCAGTCTTTTTTTTGAGATTAATTAATAAATAAATTGGTTAATCTTGTCGTTAATTATATATTTGCTCGATTTAAAAAAAATGCAGTAATTCGTGATCTCGATTTTTTAGTTTTAAAAACTCATGTCAGGGCTTATTTTCAGGGAATTTAAAACCAAAAACAAACATAAAACATAATTAATTTTTAGTAATAATGCAGAATAAAGGACTTATTAAATTTTTCGCAATTCTATTTGCATTGGTAAGTATTTACCAACTTTCTTTCACTTTTGTGGCAAATAATGTCAAAAGTGAGGCTAAAGCTTTTGCAGGAGATAATCCTGATAAAGAGCTAAAATATTTAGATTCTATCGGTAAAGAAAAAGTATTCAGTCTTGGTTTTACAGACTTCACTTATAATGAAGTTAAAAACAAACAATTAAACAAAGGTCTTGACTTAGAGGGAGGAATCAACGTAATTCTTCAAATCTCTGTTAAAGACGTTTTAAAAGGATTGGCTAATAACTCTAAAAATCCGGTATTTAATAAATCATTAGCTGATGCAACTGCAAATTTAGAAGGAAATAAGACCTATTTAAATAAATTCTTTGAAGCTTTTGAAGCAAATTCAAACGGAACTACAAAACTAGCTTCTCCAGATATCTTCGCAAATAGAAGTTTACAAGGAGATGGTGGAATTGATTTCCAAATGACAGATGCTCAGGCTCAAAAAGTAATCAAAAGAAAAGTTGACGAGTCTATCGAAAGTGCTTACAAAGTATTAAGAGAGCGTATCGACAAATTTGGTGTAACTCAGCCAAACATTCAAAAATTAGGAGAAACAGGAAGAATCTTAGTAGAGCTTCCAGGTGCTAAAGATGTTGACAGAATTAAAAAATTATTAGGTGGAAAAGCTCAATTAGAGTTCTGGGAAACCTATAAAATGGAAGAAATCGGAAACTTCTTAGTTTCTGCAAACGAAGCTTTAAAGAAAACTGAAGTTAAGAAAACAGAAACTAAAACTGTTGCTAAAGATTCATTGAATGCTTTATTAACTGATACTAAAGATTCTGTTGATACTAAAAAAGGAAACAATCCTTTATTTGATAAAATTATTGGTAATGGAGGAGGTCCGGTTTTAGGATACTTCGCTACAAAAGATACAGCTGTAATTAACGATTATTTCAAAAGACCAGAAATTAGAGTTTTATTAGCTGCTGATCAGCACTATGCAAAATTTGTATGGAGTAAACCAACATCAATTAAAGATCCAAAAGCTAAAGATCCAAAAACGGCTGCTGATCTTGAAGTAGTAGAATTATATGCTTTAAAAGGTAACAGAGACAATACGCCAGCAATGAGTGGTGGAGTTGTAACTGATGCAAAAGATACTTTTGACCAAATGGGTAAACCAGCTGTTTCTATGCAAATGAACAGTCAGGGAGCTAAAGTTTGGGAAGAATTAACAGGAAGAGCTTTCTCTCAAAAAGGTTACATTGCAATTGTTTTAGATAACATCGTATATTCTGCACCAGGTGTTACAAGCGGACCAATTGCCGGAGGAAGATCTGAAATTACAGGTTCTTTTGACGTAGCTGAAACTAAAGATTTAGCAAACGTATTAAATGCAGGTAAATTACCGGCTTCTGCTGATATTATTCAATCTACAGTTGTAGGACCATCTTTAGGTCAGGCTGCAATTGATGCAGGTACAATTTCATCTGTATTAGGTTTCTTATTAGTTTGTGTTTGGATGGTATTCTATTATGGTAAAGCTGGTTGGTATGCAAACCTTGCTTTATTATTAAACTTATTATTCTTGTTCGGAATTATGGCAAGTTTTGGTTTTGTATTAACATTACCTGGTATTGCTGGTATCGTATTAACATTAGGTACTGCGGTAGATGCGAACATTATTATATATGAAAGAGCAAAAGAAGAATTGCGTGAAGGTAAATCACTTTCTGAGGCTGTTACAGCTTCTTACGGATGGCACGGAGCAATGCGTTCTATCATTGATGCTAACGTAACTCACGTTTTAACTGGAGCGATCTTATTTATCTTTGGTACAGGACCAATTAAAGGTTTTGCTTTAACATTACTTATTGGTATCGTAACTTCATTGTTTACTTCTATCTTCATTGCCAGAATTTTTATCGACAGAAATATTGCTGGAAAAGGTGATTTAACTTTCTCTACAAACATTACTAAAAACTGGTTTACTAATTTCCACTTTGACTTTATTAAAATCAAAAAATTCACTTATATCTTCTCTTCAATCGTAGTTGTAGTGAGTTTAATTTCGATCTTCTTCGTTAACGGATTAGATGAAGGTGTTGATTTTGTTGGAGGTAGAACTTTCCAGGTTAAATTTGAAAAACCAGTTGATGCAACTGTAGTTTCTGATGAATTATCAGCTGCTTTTGGAACTCCTGTTGAAGCTAAAATTTTAGGTGATGACGATCAGTTGAAAATCACAACTAAATATAAAATTAAAGAAGACGGTGTAGCTATTGATGAAGAAGTAAACCAAATATTATACAAAGGATTAGCGAAATATTTCCCTAATACTAGTTATGATAAATTTACTAATTCTTTTGATGGTAAAAGAGTAGGTGTTTTACAAGCTTCTAAAGTTGGAGCTTCTATCTCTGAAGATATCAAAACTAACTCTTACTGGGCAGTTCTTGGGGCAATGGCAGTTATTTTCTTATACTTAATGATTTCATTCCGCAAATGGCAGTACTCATTAGGTGCGATTGCAGCTGTTGCGCACGACGTAATCTTCGTATTAGGAATCTACTCTTTATGCTATAAATTCATGCCATTCCACATGGAAATGGATCAGCACTTTATCGCAGCGATTCTTACTGTAATTGGTTACTCTATGAACGATACAGTAATTGTATTCGATAGAATTAGAGAGTTCATCATCGGAAACCGTAAAGGAACTTTCGAAGATATCGTAAATGCTTCTATTAATACTACATTATCTAGAACATTGAATACTTCATTAATGATGATCATTGTATTATTAACTATGTTTATCTTCGGTGGAGAATCAATCAGAGGATTTATCTTTGCCATGTTAATTGGTATTATTGTAGGTACTTATTCATCATTATTCATCGCGACTCCAGTATTGGTTGACTCGATTTCTGCTGATGATAAGCATACAATCGAAGACAAACATAACAAAGCATAATACTGCTTAAATTATAATAAAAAGATCCGGTAAAAGCCGGATCTTTTTTTTGTACTATATTTAAATGAATTTTAAAATTGCCTATGACTAAAAGAATACTTCTATGTTTATTGCTTTTTAGCCTATTGAAAATATATGCACAAAATAATGATTCAAGATTCTTGCTTGGTTTTAATTATGGTTTCGGAAGTGAATTCAATAATAAAGATTACACTTTTGTAAATCATTTTTATAAAGCACAATTGTATTATAAATTGGAAGAAACAAAACATTTTCAGTATGAGATTTTAGTTCAGCCGGAGATTAATTTTGCGAAACACCAATTACTGAATTTTTATTTTGTAAAACCAGAAACTCCTGATTTCGAACAAAAAAGAGAAGAATATACCAAGCTAAAAGATATTCATGAATATGTTCTGAATTTAGGTTTTTTGATTCGAAAACCTGTTAGTAAAAACATTTCAGTTTATCTTTTAGGAAGTGTTGGCCCGATGATTACAGATACTGAAACTGAAAGAATGTCTAATGGTTTTGCTTTCGCAGATGTTTTAGCGGTTGGTTTTTCTTTAAAATGGAAGAAAATACAATTTGATATTAGACCAGAAGTCAGGCATGTTTCTAATGCAGGTTTAGGAAGTACAAATGCGGGTTATAATACTAAAAACATAGAATTTGGTATTTCGTATCCATTATAAAAAAAACTCCAGTATGTCGAAATACTGGAGTTTTATATTTTTTTGAATTCTTATGATTAAGAATTTGCTAAAGGATTTCTTTGCGCTCTAATGATAAAGAAAAGACCAATTATGATAAAAGGTATACTTAGCCATTGTCCGGTTGAGAACAAACCTAATTCTTTTTCAATACCGCCTTGGCTTTCTTTTACAAATTCTACAATAAAACGTACTACAAATAAAAGCACTAAAAACAATCCGAATAAATATCCTGTTTTTAGTCTTGCATTAGTTTTCCAATATAAGAAATATAAAGCAGCAAATACGAAAATATAACAAAATGCCTCGTACAATTGTGTTGGGTGCTTTGCAGGTACTTCTGCGAGTAAATTTGCAAATTTAGGGTCTGTGGCTATGGCATTATAAGCTTCTTTTGGATTAGCAATTTTTGTAGCGTTTACTGCATCTGCTTTGCTGAATTTGTCATGCAGAAAACGAATTCCAAATGCAGATGTTGTTTCGTGCCCGATAATTTCAGAATTGAAGAAATTTCCTAAACGTACAAAGATGGCGCCACTTGCAACAGGAATTACCACACGGTCTAAAATCCATAATAACGGACGTTTTAAGATCACTTTACTATAATAGTACATTGCTATAATTATTGCAATAGCTGCTCCGTGGCTTGCTAAACCTTGAAAACCTGTAAATTCAAATTTTGGTTCAAATTTAAATGGTAAGAAGATTTCAAGTAAATGATTTCTGAAGTACTCCCAATCATAAAAGAAAACATGTCCTAAACGAGCTCCAATTAACGTTGCTAAAACTGTCCAAACAAATAATGAATCTAATTTGTCTAACGATTCATTTTCACGTTCGAAAATCTTTTTCATCAGGAACCAGCCTAAACCAAAAGCAATTACGAACATTAAACTGTAATAGCGAATCATAAAAAATCCTAAATCTATTCCTTCAGAAGGATTCCAAACGATGTTTAAAGGTTGTGTCATAGAGTATATGTTTTTATTGTGTTTTGTAAAAATAGCTATTAAATACGGATCAAATCTTTATAAAAAGTTAATGTTTGTGTGAACATTTCTTCTCCGGAACAGGATCATAACCTGATCTTCCCCATGGATGACAGCTTAAAATTCTCTTTGTTCCTAAATATCCTCCGTAAAATAATCCGTGGGTTTGTAAAGCCTGAATCATGTATGTTGAACATGTGGGTTCGAACCTGCATGAAGCGGGCGTAAAAGGTGAAATCGCAGTTTGATAAAAGCGTACTAATAAAACAAATGGCGTAATAACTTTCATGATTTATTAGATTTTTCCTTTTTTAGATTGAGAAACTCGTTCCTTCTTTTCCGTCTTTTAATTGAATTCCTAAAGCAATTAACTGATCACGAATTTGGTCAGAAAGCGCGAAATTTTTATCCGCTCTTGCCTGATTTCTCATTCCGATAAGCATATTTACAACACCTTCCAATTTATCATTATTGCTGTCGGTACCTTTTTCGTCGCTTAAG from the Flavobacterium sp. genome contains:
- a CDS encoding pitrilysin family protein encodes the protein MKNLFLSGILCCALVSLNPVCAQKKTETPKYITNVEGVKEYSLNNGLRVLLIPDASQSNMVVNIVYNVGSRNEGYGEKGMAHLLEHMLFKSTKNLGDIKKMLSDKGGNANGTTWFDRTNYYEVFPSSDENLKWSIEMEADRMVNATILQTDLDKEFSVVRNEFEIGENNPDGVLQERILSTAYLWHNYGNSTIGSKEDIERVKANTLRVFYEKYYQPDNSTLIIAGKFDEQKALQYVGQYFGAIARPKRVLDKTYTIEPAQDGEKYVELKRAGDSKNVGAVYHTASYADKDYAAIDALGEILTADPSGYLYKSLIETQKVSNIYFWQPGLRDASFIYFGVAVPNDKDLNATKEMVRTELDKIASTKYTDQDVNRAKAKIIKEIETVKNNTISYAINLTEIIGAGDYRLGYLYRDAIEKLTKEDIQRVAEKYFRANNRTVGVFIPSKDETRVKPVEYTDEQLIAFTKDYKGKALEKEAAPFEASIKNLKQNFVEGKLSNGIKYGLIKKEIKGGKVQASFKFPVSNEKDLTGKSDVAGILAQLLKTGTKTQTKEQIQDRLDVLKSSINFNFSRQTLSVSVSTYKENFKEVMGILGDLLANSTFPENELTKTISEYNTYLESSLNDPQAVAYTEISRQTTKYPKGSIFYTPTIQEQIDAFKKIKQSEIVDFYTNVLGGNNGVGSVVGDLDAKTTGEILESTFGKWNSKAKYELAIPTYFETQSLDKDIITPDKENAVAFGRISFKMNKKNADYPAFVMANEILGSGGFLSARIPMRLREKEGISYGAGSFIDVPIANDVASWSYYAFFNPTKKNAVETATKEEIAKALKDGFTAEELKSNMISWQNERKTRLGVDNTLMDLVNTYLQYGVPLEDYDTLESKVKTLKVEEVNNVLKKYLSLDKMTSIYAGDFNKKQ
- the gyrB gene encoding DNA topoisomerase (ATP-hydrolyzing) subunit B, producing the protein MSEEIKKNNYSADSIQALEGMEHVRMRPSMYIGDVGVRGLHHLVYEVVDNSIDEAMGGHCDTIGVTINEDGSVTVEDNGRGIPVDLHKKEGVSALEVVMTKIGAGGKFDKDSYKVSGGLHGVGVSVVNALSVHMKSTVFREGKIYEQEYERGKAIYPVKQIGETDKRGTRQTFFPDDTIFQQTTEFSYDTLSARMRELSFLNKGITITFTDKREVDDKGEFRSEVFHSDEGLKEYIRYLDGNREPIIAHVISMDNEKGEIPVEVALIYNTSYSENIFSYVNNINTHEGGTHLQGFRSGLTRTLKKYADASGLLDKLKFEISGDDFREGLTAIISVKVAEPQFEGQTKTKLGNREVVSPVSQAVGEMLENYLEENPNDAKVIIQKVILAAQARHAAKKAREMVQRKTVMGGGGLPGKLSDCSEQDPARCEVYLVEGDSAGGTAKQGRDRNFQAILPLRGKILNVEKAMHHKVFENEEIRNIFTALGVTVGTAEDSKALNIEKLRYHKVIIMCDADVDGSHISTLILTFFFRFMKELIEEGHVYIAAPPLYLVKKGNKKEYAWNDVQRDQANERMGGSANIQRYKGLGEMNAEQLWETTMDPEFRTLRQVTIESLAEADRVFSMLMGDEVPPRREFIEKNAVYANIDA
- the mdh gene encoding malate dehydrogenase; translation: MKVTIVGAGNVGATCADVISYRGIASEVVLLDIKEGFAEGKALDITQCATNTGFNTKVSGVTNDYSKTAGSDVVVITSGIPRKPGMTREELIGINAGIVKTVAENVLKYSPDTIIVVVSNPMDTMTYLALKATGLPKNRIIGMGGALDSSRFRTYLSLALDKPANDISAMVIGGHGDTTMIPLTRLASYNGIPVTQFLSEEVLAKVAADTMVGGATLTGLLGTSAWYAPGASVAYLVDSILNDQKKMIACSVFVEGEYGQNDICIGVPCIIGKNGVEEIVDIKLNDQEKALFAKSADAVRGMNDALKSILV
- the secDF gene encoding protein translocase subunit SecDF; translated protein: MQNKGLIKFFAILFALVSIYQLSFTFVANNVKSEAKAFAGDNPDKELKYLDSIGKEKVFSLGFTDFTYNEVKNKQLNKGLDLEGGINVILQISVKDVLKGLANNSKNPVFNKSLADATANLEGNKTYLNKFFEAFEANSNGTTKLASPDIFANRSLQGDGGIDFQMTDAQAQKVIKRKVDESIESAYKVLRERIDKFGVTQPNIQKLGETGRILVELPGAKDVDRIKKLLGGKAQLEFWETYKMEEIGNFLVSANEALKKTEVKKTETKTVAKDSLNALLTDTKDSVDTKKGNNPLFDKIIGNGGGPVLGYFATKDTAVINDYFKRPEIRVLLAADQHYAKFVWSKPTSIKDPKAKDPKTAADLEVVELYALKGNRDNTPAMSGGVVTDAKDTFDQMGKPAVSMQMNSQGAKVWEELTGRAFSQKGYIAIVLDNIVYSAPGVTSGPIAGGRSEITGSFDVAETKDLANVLNAGKLPASADIIQSTVVGPSLGQAAIDAGTISSVLGFLLVCVWMVFYYGKAGWYANLALLLNLLFLFGIMASFGFVLTLPGIAGIVLTLGTAVDANIIIYERAKEELREGKSLSEAVTASYGWHGAMRSIIDANVTHVLTGAILFIFGTGPIKGFALTLLIGIVTSLFTSIFIARIFIDRNIAGKGDLTFSTNITKNWFTNFHFDFIKIKKFTYIFSSIVVVVSLISIFFVNGLDEGVDFVGGRTFQVKFEKPVDATVVSDELSAAFGTPVEAKILGDDDQLKITTKYKIKEDGVAIDEEVNQILYKGLAKYFPNTSYDKFTNSFDGKRVGVLQASKVGASISEDIKTNSYWAVLGAMAVIFLYLMISFRKWQYSLGAIAAVAHDVIFVLGIYSLCYKFMPFHMEMDQHFIAAILTVIGYSMNDTVIVFDRIREFIIGNRKGTFEDIVNASINTTLSRTLNTSLMMIIVLLTMFIFGGESIRGFIFAMLIGIIVGTYSSLFIATPVLVDSISADDKHTIEDKHNKA
- a CDS encoding acyloxyacyl hydrolase, whose amino-acid sequence is MTKRILLCLLLFSLLKIYAQNNDSRFLLGFNYGFGSEFNNKDYTFVNHFYKAQLYYKLEETKHFQYEILVQPEINFAKHQLLNFYFVKPETPDFEQKREEYTKLKDIHEYVLNLGFLIRKPVSKNISVYLLGSVGPMITDTETERMSNGFAFADVLAVGFSLKWKKIQFDIRPEVRHVSNAGLGSTNAGYNTKNIEFGISYPL
- the lgt gene encoding prolipoprotein diacylglyceryl transferase, which codes for MTQPLNIVWNPSEGIDLGFFMIRYYSLMFVIAFGLGWFLMKKIFERENESLDKLDSLFVWTVLATLIGARLGHVFFYDWEYFRNHLLEIFLPFKFEPKFEFTGFQGLASHGAAIAIIIAMYYYSKVILKRPLLWILDRVVIPVASGAIFVRLGNFFNSEIIGHETTSAFGIRFLHDKFSKADAVNATKIANPKEAYNAIATDPKFANLLAEVPAKHPTQLYEAFCYIFVFAALYFLYWKTNARLKTGYLFGLFLVLLFVVRFIVEFVKESQGGIEKELGLFSTGQWLSIPFIIIGLFFIIRAQRNPLANS
- the yidD gene encoding membrane protein insertion efficiency factor YidD yields the protein MKVITPFVLLVRFYQTAISPFTPASCRFEPTCSTYMIQALQTHGLFYGGYLGTKRILSCHPWGRSGYDPVPEKKCSHKH